From a single Salvia miltiorrhiza cultivar Shanhuang (shh) unplaced genomic scaffold, IMPLAD_Smil_shh original_scaffold_350_2, whole genome shotgun sequence genomic region:
- the LOC131004171 gene encoding uncharacterized protein LOC131004171 encodes MNSRIAALTLGNPKPAVEIPTGVEDVNYINGRNYGNFQHGQQGGYNSGQQFHLGGCPHPNLAYGNPNNAIQPPPGISITNGVINEEKKSNMEELMMKFSKADERMEKLESTTAALGTQMKSTSEGSYGFHEMGDKTKLSHEESLRFPPHLRSPRWMPFPQCHYKIVDVPSGTTQEEAKTAEYESAWPIEEKAEEHHQKERMKERLSKFLEIFKKVNINIPLMEMLLEMSHYAKFLKDIVSQKKKLGEFETVRLNEECSTILQRKLSAKVKNLGSFTLSCIIGGQHFGRSLCDLGASINLMPLSVFQQLTVGELSLLL; translated from the exons ATGAACTCGAGAATTGCAGCGTTGACTTTAGGCAATCCTAAGCCGGCTGTAGAGATCCCGACAGGCGTAGAAGATGtcaactacatcaatggcagaaactatgggaactttCAACATGGGCAACAAGGCGGATATAATAGTGGACAACAGTTTCATCTTGGAGGGTGTCCACACCCAaatttggcttatgggaatcccaacaatgcaattcaacctccaccaggcATCTCGATAACCAATGGAGTTataaatgaagagaagaagTCGAACATGGAAGAGTTGATGATGAAGTTCTCCAAGGCCGATGAAAGGATGGAGAAATTAGAGTCCACTACTGCTGCTttggggactcaaatgaagt CTACCTCTGAAGGCAGCTATGGATTTCATGAGATGGGGGATAAGACAAAACTAAGCCATGAAGAAAGCCTACGAtttccacctcatctgcgttCTCCTAggtggatgccgtttccccagTGTCACTATAAGATCGTCGATGTGCCGAGTGGGACTACACAAGAAGAGGCCAAGACGGCAGAGTATGAGAGTGCATGGCCgattgaggaaaaagctgaggaa CACCATCAGAAAGAGAGGATGAAAGAGCGGCTCTCTAAGTTTTTAGAGATCTTTAAGAAGGTAAACATCAACATTCCGTTGATGGAGATGTTACTAGAGATGTCGCATTATGCCAAATTCCTCAAGGACATAGTCTCacaaaagaagaagttggggGAGTTTGAGACCGTGAggctcaatgaagaatgcagcacGATTCTGCAGAGGAAGCTGTCGGCGAAGGTCAAAAATCTGGGCAgtttcacactttcctgcattattggaggccagcatttcggGAGGTCACTTTGCGACCTGGGCGCAAGCATCAATCTCATGCCTTTATCTGTATTTCAGCAGCTAACAGTTGGGGAGTTAAGCCTACTtctatga